Sequence from the Bufo bufo chromosome 10, aBufBuf1.1, whole genome shotgun sequence genome:
GTATGAGCTAAGGTCTGTGTGACAGAGGGAGAGGCGAATGTAAAATACAGTTTTTGTGCATTTCTCCCAGTTGTGTAATATGAGACAGGACAGGGTCAGGCCACCTCAGGCACCAATCTATTTTATGGCAGTGAGAATCTCAATATCagtagaaacaacccaaaaagtTACATCCTCATGGGAAATGTCTTAGCCATTTGTCCAATTACGACAAACTTTTTGGGTAGAACGATCATTTTTAGTCATACAGGTATTTGGGGGGAGGCTGTCTGTTGGTGGGGGACTTATACATGCATCTCTATCGTATGTAGGGCCTCTGTGATATTTTCCTTTACCTTCGCTGTCCAGAGTTTCTGCCTCGTCTTCCACCGTATTGTGATCCATATTGACCACCTCTGCCCGATTCCTCCTCTTCTCCATCGTAGTCCGATCCACAGCCATTTCTGCCTGATCCAGCTCCTTGACCAAATTTCTTGCGtgttcctccacctcctcctgatGACGAGCCGAATCTCTGCCCTTTACCTAAAAACTTCTCTGCAAGACCTTTTAATGGGCACTTTGTACCGTCCCCGGAGCCTGGACCTGAGCCAAGCTTCTGGACCAAACCAGAGAGCAGATCTTGTAGTTGTCCACTCGATAACCCAAACTGTTTGGCCAGTCCGAAGAGCTGTTCTTGGAGTTTTCCTGGATCTCCAGCAAACTTCTGGCCAAGGCCTA
This genomic interval carries:
- the LOC120980605 gene encoding keratin, type I cytoskeletal 9-like isoform X2, which encodes MCSSHQPETEIQITMKPIFCVVLLIMILHPAECRRYAQQNEYGDEGDYGGPSGGGGGGCRHKKGAQGGIMGHLAELTQSLGLPNQLQGGFVEKLLGLGQKFAGDPGKLQEQLFGLAKQFGLSSGQLQDLLSGLVQKLGSGPGSGDGTKCPLKGLAEKFLGKGQRFGSSSGGGGGTRKKFGQGAGSGRNGCGSDYDGEEEESGRGGQYGSQYGGRRGRNSGQRRRQQEPEDY
- the LOC120980605 gene encoding keratin, type I cytoskeletal 9-like isoform X1; translated protein: MGWSTEAVWPHLAEKAAGSEAGDAGDVTEIQITMKPIFCVVLLIMILHPAECRRYAQQNEYGDEGDYGGPSGGGGGGCRHKKGAQGGIMGHLAELTQSLGLPNQLQGGFVEKLLGLGQKFAGDPGKLQEQLFGLAKQFGLSSGQLQDLLSGLVQKLGSGPGSGDGTKCPLKGLAEKFLGKGQRFGSSSGGGGGTRKKFGQGAGSGRNGCGSDYDGEEEESGRGGQYGSQYGGRRGRNSGQRRRQQEPEDY
- the LOC120980605 gene encoding keratin, type I cytoskeletal 9-like isoform X4; translation: MGWSTEAVWPHLAEKAAGSEAGDAGDVTGDYGGPSGGGGGGCRHKKGAQGGIMGHLAELTQSLGLPNQLQGGFVEKLLGLGQKFAGDPGKLQEQLFGLAKQFGLSSGQLQDLLSGLVQKLGSGPGSGDGTKCPLKGLAEKFLGKGQRFGSSSGGGGGTRKKFGQGAGSGRNGCGSDYDGEEEESGRGGQYGSQYGGRRGRNSGQRRRQQEPEDY
- the LOC120980605 gene encoding keratin, type I cytoskeletal 9-like isoform X3, giving the protein MKPIFCVVLLIMILHPAECRRYAQQNEYGDEGDYGGPSGGGGGGCRHKKGAQGGIMGHLAELTQSLGLPNQLQGGFVEKLLGLGQKFAGDPGKLQEQLFGLAKQFGLSSGQLQDLLSGLVQKLGSGPGSGDGTKCPLKGLAEKFLGKGQRFGSSSGGGGGTRKKFGQGAGSGRNGCGSDYDGEEEESGRGGQYGSQYGGRRGRNSGQRRRQQEPEDY